From the genome of Cellvibrio japonicus Ueda107, one region includes:
- the ilvA gene encoding threonine ammonia-lyase, biosynthetic, protein MPETYIKRILNARIYDLAIETPLDEARLLSQRTGNTVLLKREDLQPVFSFKLRGAYNKLQQLSEEERSRGVICASAGNHAQGVALGSQHLGIKATIVMPRTTPAIKVDAVKARGAKVVLHGDSYDEASAHAKKLVEEKGLTYIHPFDDPDVIAGQGTTAMEALRQYPGHIDAVFVQVGGGGLAAGVAAYVKYLRPQTRVIAVESDESACLQAAMEKKKRVVLPQVGIFADGIAVAQIGEEPFRVLRKTVDECIAVNADEICAAIKDVFEDTRSIAEPAGATAIAGMKKYAAQHNLKGQTFLAIVSGANINFDRLRYISERTEIGEQREVILAVTLPERPGAYKAFCKSIGKRNITEFNYRYADSQKAHIFVGVQVSAGGQDRIDLVAELVEQGYDVVDMTDNELAKLHIRHLVGGHAAGVTDEVLYRFEFPERPGALYTFLNKLAGRWNISLFHYRNHGAASARVLVGMQVPKSDYAALKAFLTDLNYPYWDETHNEAYQFFLA, encoded by the coding sequence ATGCCTGAGACCTACATAAAACGCATCCTCAATGCCCGCATCTACGACCTGGCTATCGAAACCCCACTGGACGAAGCGCGCCTGTTATCCCAGCGCACAGGCAACACTGTGTTGCTCAAGCGTGAGGATTTGCAGCCGGTGTTTTCCTTCAAGCTGCGCGGTGCCTATAACAAATTGCAGCAACTGAGCGAAGAAGAGCGCAGTCGCGGTGTGATTTGCGCCTCTGCCGGTAACCATGCCCAGGGGGTTGCCCTGGGCTCCCAGCATTTGGGGATCAAGGCAACGATTGTGATGCCGCGCACGACACCGGCTATCAAGGTGGATGCGGTCAAGGCGCGCGGTGCCAAGGTGGTATTGCACGGCGACAGTTATGACGAAGCCTCGGCCCATGCCAAAAAGCTGGTAGAGGAAAAGGGGCTGACCTACATACACCCGTTCGATGATCCGGATGTGATCGCCGGCCAGGGCACCACGGCCATGGAGGCATTGCGCCAGTACCCGGGCCATATCGATGCCGTGTTTGTACAGGTGGGCGGCGGCGGCCTGGCGGCTGGGGTTGCCGCCTACGTGAAATACCTGCGCCCGCAAACCAGGGTCATTGCGGTAGAAAGCGATGAATCTGCCTGCCTGCAGGCAGCCATGGAAAAGAAAAAGCGCGTGGTGTTGCCGCAAGTGGGCATCTTTGCCGATGGCATTGCCGTGGCACAAATTGGCGAGGAACCCTTTCGCGTGCTGCGCAAAACAGTGGATGAATGCATTGCGGTCAACGCCGACGAGATTTGCGCGGCAATTAAGGATGTCTTTGAAGATACCCGTTCCATTGCCGAGCCTGCAGGTGCAACGGCGATTGCCGGTATGAAAAAATACGCGGCCCAGCACAACCTGAAGGGGCAGACATTTTTGGCCATCGTGAGCGGTGCCAATATCAATTTTGATCGCCTGCGCTACATTAGCGAGCGCACCGAAATAGGCGAGCAGCGCGAGGTCATTCTGGCGGTCACCCTGCCGGAGCGCCCCGGTGCCTACAAGGCATTTTGCAAAAGCATCGGCAAGCGCAATATCACCGAATTTAACTATCGCTACGCCGATAGCCAGAAGGCCCATATTTTTGTGGGGGTGCAGGTCAGCGCCGGCGGCCAGGATCGCATCGATTTGGTCGCGGAGCTGGTAGAGCAGGGCTACGACGTGGTGGACATGACTGATAACGAGCTGGCCAAGTTGCACATTCGCCATCTGGTCGGTGGCCATGCTGCCGGTGTCACTGACGAGGTGCTCTACCGCTTTGAATTTCCTGAGCGCCCCGGTGCGCTCTATACCTTCCTCAATAAATTGGCGGGGCGCTGGAATATTTCCCTGTTCCACTACCGCAACCACGGTGCGGCCTCGGCGCGGGTATTAGTGGGAATGCAGGTACCCAAAAGCGATTACGCTGCACTCAAGGCGTTTTTAACCGATTTGAATTATCCCTACTGGGATGAAACCCACAACGAAGCCTATCAATTCTTCCTGGCCTAA
- a CDS encoding LacI family DNA-binding transcriptional regulator, producing the protein MSNIRDVARLAGVSVATVSRALSNPEKVSPESLEKVHTAIAEVGYRPNMLARNFRSARAYAVVVLVPDIANPFYSLFIRALEDRAHQKGYAVLLGDTRGTPERELEYIRRVETRLADGIVQLRPSSEKSQNNIPPDVPCVNACGCEYTTGPAIRIDNRAAARSMVEYLISLGHRRIGVISGLKDNPHAIDRLEGYKEALASAGIAFEKDLIAEGDFTMWSGLNAAFQFCNMKNRPTAIFSMNDEMAIGAMQTLKNQGIRIPEDMSVTGFDDIAYAKYSDPSLTTISQPAEEMGKMAMDMLLKVIEGEPLSQRECVLPTEFIIRKSTGPVPKH; encoded by the coding sequence ATGTCCAATATCCGCGATGTCGCCCGCCTGGCCGGGGTTTCCGTTGCTACGGTTTCACGCGCCCTTAGCAACCCCGAGAAAGTCTCCCCCGAAAGCCTGGAAAAGGTTCATACCGCTATCGCCGAAGTGGGCTATCGCCCCAATATGCTGGCCCGCAACTTCCGCTCGGCGCGCGCCTATGCCGTGGTGGTATTGGTGCCGGACATTGCCAACCCCTTTTATTCCCTGTTTATCCGCGCCCTTGAAGACCGCGCCCACCAAAAGGGCTATGCGGTACTGCTCGGCGATACCCGCGGCACCCCCGAGCGCGAGCTGGAGTACATTCGCCGGGTGGAAACACGCCTGGCGGACGGCATAGTGCAGTTGCGTCCCAGCTCGGAAAAAAGCCAGAACAACATCCCGCCCGATGTCCCCTGTGTTAACGCCTGTGGTTGTGAATACACGACCGGCCCGGCGATCCGTATCGACAACCGCGCCGCTGCGCGCAGCATGGTGGAATACCTGATCTCGCTCGGCCACCGCCGCATCGGCGTGATTTCCGGCCTGAAAGACAACCCCCACGCCATTGACCGCCTGGAAGGCTATAAGGAAGCCCTGGCTAGCGCCGGGATTGCGTTTGAAAAAGACCTGATTGCCGAGGGTGACTTCACCATGTGGTCGGGCCTTAACGCCGCCTTCCAGTTCTGCAACATGAAGAATCGCCCCACGGCGATCTTTTCGATGAACGATGAAATGGCCATAGGTGCCATGCAAACCCTGAAAAACCAGGGCATTCGCATCCCCGAGGATATGTCGGTAACCGGCTTTGACGATATTGCCTACGCCAAATATTCCGACCCGTCACTCACCACCATCTCCCAACCCGCGGAAGAAATGGGCAAGATGGCCATGGATATGCTGTTGAAGGTGATTGAGGGCGAACCCCTGAGCCAGCGCGAGTGTGTATTGCCTACCGAATTTATTATCCGCAAAAGCACTGGCCCAGTACCCAAGCACTGA
- a CDS encoding sodium:solute symporter family protein translates to MQLSFIDIAIVLAYILGTLAVGFWVSKKASKNMRSYFLGGNSLSWRMLGLSNASGMFDISGTMWLVYLLFIYGLSSVYIPWLWPVFNQIFMMVFLSAWLRRSGVLTGAEFITFRFGNSLGARLSHLVVVVFALINVVAFIAYGFIGIGKFAAVFLPWQFSADPYWNDVAYALIITAITTLYVVKGGMMSVVFTEVFQFVVMTLASIAVGIIAMQQVSPELLATILPDGWSSVAVHWQLNIDWAERLPAANEKILQDGYNLFTIFFMLVLLKGVLVSLAGPAPNYDMQRVLSTKSPSDASKMSWFVNVVLFIPRYMMIAGLTVLALVFFTDDLRAMGSAVDFEQILPMALKEFIPVGLKGLLIAGLLAAFMGTFAATVNAAPAYVVNDIYKRYINPNADAKKYVHLSYLFSVIFVILGVIVGLFIPSLNNAIQWIVAALYGGYTASNMLKWLWWRFNGMGYFWGMVVGIVAAITLAFTSYNPLYSFPFLFLLCLVTCVIASLVTRADDMEVLKAFYIKVRPWGFWTPVREQVQQDYPAVQKNPHFVRDMFNVLVGIIWQTSMVALPIFLVIQHWSELLVSLVVLLVTSGLLWKFWWKNLEDYPADTPRHYLPGTAGEVETRG, encoded by the coding sequence ATGCAATTAAGCTTTATCGACATCGCCATCGTCCTGGCTTACATCCTGGGTACGCTTGCCGTTGGTTTCTGGGTATCTAAAAAAGCCTCCAAAAACATGCGCAGCTATTTTCTGGGGGGCAATTCCCTGTCTTGGCGGATGTTGGGTTTGTCCAATGCCTCTGGCATGTTCGACATCAGCGGCACCATGTGGCTGGTGTACCTGCTGTTTATCTATGGGCTGAGCAGTGTTTACATTCCCTGGCTGTGGCCGGTGTTCAACCAGATTTTCATGATGGTATTCCTGTCGGCCTGGCTGCGCCGCTCCGGTGTGCTGACCGGGGCGGAATTTATCACCTTCCGCTTTGGCAACAGCCTGGGCGCCAGGCTTTCCCATTTGGTTGTGGTCGTTTTTGCGTTGATCAATGTGGTGGCATTTATCGCCTATGGTTTTATCGGCATTGGCAAATTTGCGGCGGTATTCCTGCCCTGGCAGTTCTCGGCAGACCCCTATTGGAATGATGTGGCCTATGCCCTGATTATCACGGCGATTACCACCCTGTATGTGGTAAAAGGCGGCATGATGTCGGTGGTATTTACCGAAGTCTTCCAGTTTGTGGTGATGACGCTGGCCTCGATTGCGGTGGGTATTATTGCCATGCAGCAGGTGTCACCGGAATTGCTGGCGACTATTTTGCCCGACGGTTGGAGCAGTGTTGCCGTACATTGGCAATTGAATATTGACTGGGCCGAACGCCTGCCCGCCGCCAACGAAAAAATCCTGCAAGACGGCTACAACCTGTTCACCATCTTTTTCATGTTGGTGCTGTTGAAAGGCGTTCTGGTGTCACTGGCCGGCCCTGCACCCAACTACGATATGCAGCGGGTGCTGTCCACCAAAAGCCCGTCCGATGCCTCCAAAATGAGCTGGTTTGTCAACGTGGTGCTGTTTATCCCGCGCTACATGATGATTGCCGGTTTAACGGTGTTGGCCCTGGTTTTTTTTACCGATGATCTGCGCGCGATGGGGTCGGCTGTCGATTTCGAACAAATCCTGCCCATGGCGCTCAAGGAATTTATCCCGGTGGGATTAAAAGGTTTATTGATTGCCGGATTGTTAGCGGCCTTTATGGGCACCTTTGCCGCTACGGTGAATGCTGCACCGGCGTATGTGGTTAATGATATTTACAAGCGCTACATCAATCCCAATGCCGATGCCAAAAAATACGTACACCTGAGTTACCTGTTCTCGGTCATCTTTGTGATTCTGGGGGTGATTGTCGGCCTGTTTATTCCCTCGTTGAACAATGCCATCCAATGGATAGTAGCCGCACTCTATGGCGGCTATACCGCCTCCAATATGTTGAAGTGGCTGTGGTGGCGCTTTAATGGCATGGGCTATTTCTGGGGCATGGTCGTAGGCATAGTGGCGGCTATCACCCTGGCCTTCACCAGCTATAACCCGCTCTATTCGTTCCCCTTCCTGTTCCTGTTGTGCCTGGTGACCTGTGTCATCGCGTCTTTGGTGACTCGGGCTGACGATATGGAAGTACTGAAAGCCTTTTACATCAAAGTGCGTCCCTGGGGCTTCTGGACGCCGGTGCGCGAGCAGGTGCAGCAGGATTATCCCGCCGTACAGAAGAATCCGCATTTTGTGCGCGACATGTTCAATGTACTGGTCGGCATCATTTGGCAGACCAGCATGGTGGCGTTGCCTATTTTCCTGGTTATCCAACACTGGAGTGAGTTACTGGTCTCCTTGGTTGTGCTGCTGGTCACCAGTGGATTGCTGTGGAAATTCTGGTGGAAAAACCTTGAGGATTACCCGGCAGATACACCCCGCCACTATTTACCGGGCACTGCGGGTGAGGTTGAAACCAGGGGTTAA
- the mgp130 gene encoding 4-O-beta-d-mannosyl-d-glucose phosphorylase Mgp130 produces the protein MSSFNHQVKALLAQHDALVTRKNSPRALGNGIYTGYENPILTAEHAPIFWRYDLNEKTNPYLMERQGVNATFNSGAIYWQGKYILAVRVEGVDRKSFFAIAESPNGIDNFRFWDYPITMPETERPDTNVYDMRLTAHEDGWVYGLFCTERKDESRPNDTSAAEAQCGIARTKDLVTWERLPDLITYSGQQRNVVLHPEFVEGKYALYTRPQDGFISVGAGGGIGWGLTETMTNAEVKAEVIVDHKIYHTIKEVKNGQGPAPIKTAQGWLHLAHGVRNTAAGLRYVLYMFMTELERPWVISHRPAGHFIAPQGEERVGDVSNVAFANGWIVNDKQEVFIYYASSDTRMHVATSTVEKLIDYCKNTPEDGLRSAASVATRNQLISANLNILKDLV, from the coding sequence ATGAGTTCGTTTAATCATCAAGTGAAGGCGCTACTGGCTCAGCACGACGCGCTGGTTACGCGCAAAAACAGCCCCAGGGCTCTGGGCAATGGTATTTATACCGGCTATGAAAATCCGATTTTGACGGCAGAACATGCCCCCATTTTCTGGCGCTATGACCTCAATGAAAAAACCAATCCGTATTTGATGGAGCGCCAGGGTGTTAACGCCACCTTTAATTCCGGTGCTATTTATTGGCAGGGCAAATATATCCTCGCCGTGCGTGTAGAAGGCGTGGATCGCAAATCATTTTTTGCCATCGCCGAAAGTCCCAACGGCATCGACAATTTCCGCTTCTGGGATTATCCCATCACCATGCCGGAAACCGAGCGCCCGGATACCAATGTGTACGATATGCGCTTGACCGCGCACGAAGACGGCTGGGTTTACGGTCTCTTCTGTACTGAGCGCAAGGACGAAAGCCGTCCCAATGATACCTCGGCTGCCGAAGCCCAGTGCGGTATTGCGCGCACCAAAGACCTGGTGACCTGGGAGCGCCTGCCGGACTTGATCACCTATTCCGGCCAGCAGCGCAATGTGGTGTTGCACCCGGAATTTGTCGAGGGCAAATATGCACTCTACACCCGTCCACAGGATGGTTTTATCAGCGTGGGCGCCGGTGGCGGTATCGGCTGGGGCCTGACCGAGACCATGACCAATGCCGAAGTGAAAGCGGAAGTGATTGTAGACCACAAGATTTATCACACCATCAAAGAAGTCAAAAACGGCCAGGGTCCGGCACCGATTAAAACCGCACAAGGCTGGTTGCACCTGGCCCATGGTGTACGCAATACCGCCGCTGGTTTGCGCTATGTGCTCTATATGTTCATGACCGAATTGGAGCGCCCCTGGGTGATTAGCCATCGTCCGGCCGGTCACTTTATTGCGCCCCAGGGTGAAGAGCGCGTGGGCGATGTATCCAATGTGGCGTTTGCCAATGGCTGGATCGTCAATGACAAGCAGGAAGTGTTCATTTATTACGCGTCATCCGATACGCGTATGCATGTGGCAACGTCTACTGTGGAAAAGCTGATCGACTATTGTAAAAACACGCCTGAAGATGGCCTGCGTTCAGCGGCGTCTGTGGCAACGCGCAACCAACTGATCAGCGCCAACCTGAATATCCTCAAGGACCTGGTATAA
- the epiA gene encoding cellobiose 2-epimerase EpiA, giving the protein MSALSLPIQSLTLQQEFRAELIAIADWWATYTIDETHGGFHGEITADNQPVANASKGIILNARILWFFSEAAQVVDNPLYRRCAERAYDYLRNYFFDRDHGGVYWELDVTGKPINTKKQVYAQAFTIYALCAYFQLTGDAAAVEQALACFKLLETHAIDREHEGYLEAFTREWGTIADVRLSEKDLNYPKSQNTHLHVLEAYTTLYQAHPGNEVREALRYNIELFDKYMIDRNTYHLRMFMDLDWKDHSPGFTYGHDIEASWLIAKALESLQDAEYSARLTPTLIRIAEVTAAEAIGEHGHVLDAYDFASKTISPDIVWWVQAEAVVGFLYAYATTGDEKFYRVAETIWRFIQQYQIDHEHGEWLWLSTLDAARAEPYYKVGFWKCPYHNGRAMIEAVRYLEASAARTEKHHNNQ; this is encoded by the coding sequence ATGAGCGCGCTCAGCCTCCCGATACAATCGCTGACATTGCAGCAGGAATTTCGCGCGGAGTTAATCGCCATTGCCGATTGGTGGGCAACATACACTATCGATGAAACCCATGGTGGCTTCCACGGCGAAATTACGGCGGATAACCAACCGGTCGCCAACGCGTCCAAGGGCATTATCCTTAACGCGCGTATCCTGTGGTTTTTCAGTGAAGCAGCACAGGTGGTGGATAATCCGCTCTACCGCCGCTGCGCTGAGCGCGCCTATGACTATCTGCGCAATTACTTTTTTGACCGGGACCATGGTGGTGTTTATTGGGAACTGGATGTAACCGGCAAACCCATCAATACCAAAAAGCAAGTCTATGCTCAGGCGTTTACCATTTATGCCCTGTGCGCCTATTTCCAGTTAACGGGTGATGCCGCTGCTGTGGAGCAAGCACTGGCCTGTTTTAAGCTGCTGGAGACCCACGCGATTGACCGTGAACACGAAGGCTATCTGGAGGCCTTCACGCGCGAGTGGGGCACTATTGCCGATGTGCGCCTCAGCGAAAAAGACCTGAATTACCCCAAATCGCAAAATACCCATTTGCATGTGCTGGAAGCCTATACCACCTTATACCAGGCACACCCCGGTAATGAGGTGCGCGAGGCATTGCGCTACAACATCGAGCTGTTTGATAAATACATGATCGATCGCAACACCTATCACCTGCGCATGTTTATGGATCTGGACTGGAAGGATCACTCGCCCGGCTTTACCTATGGCCATGACATCGAAGCCAGCTGGTTAATTGCCAAGGCGCTGGAATCCTTGCAGGATGCAGAGTACAGCGCACGTTTAACACCAACGTTGATTCGTATTGCCGAAGTCACCGCGGCAGAGGCGATTGGCGAGCATGGCCATGTGCTGGATGCTTACGACTTTGCCAGTAAAACCATCAGCCCGGATATCGTCTGGTGGGTGCAGGCGGAAGCCGTGGTCGGTTTTCTCTATGCCTATGCCACAACCGGCGATGAAAAATTTTATCGGGTTGCCGAAACCATCTGGCGTTTTATCCAGCAATACCAGATTGACCACGAGCATGGAGAATGGCTGTGGCTATCCACACTGGATGCTGCGCGCGCTGAGCCTTATTACAAGGTGGGTTTTTGGAAATGCCCATACCATAATGGTCGCGCCATGATCGAAGCTGTACGCTATTTGGAAGCAAGTGCAGCGCGCACCGAAAAACATCACAATAACCAATAG
- a CDS encoding glycoside hydrolase 5 family protein: MIAFALRAFGACLLLLGLAACAPEPAATAPEKMPSPDTSTAKSDTQGAEFVRVQGRQFVLDGKAYYPVGVNFWFGAYLGAEGEQGDRTRLLKELDLLHSLGVNNLRVLAVSEDSELVRAVRPAIVNAKGEFNESLLQGLDFLLAEMAKRNMTAVLYLNNFWQWSGGMSQYVAWHKGTPVLDPDVTGEWNAFMQNSAEFYRIADAQVRYHQVIKTLTGRVNSITGIAYHQDPTIMSWQLANEPRPGSDADGRPNVEVYIQWIKTTARLLHQLAPQQLVSTGSEGVMGSIGDPAVYVAAHELPEVDYLTFHMWAKNWGWFDAKNPAATFTGSLEKAAAYIDTHIDIANRLGKPTVLEEFGLDRDGGAFAADSGTQYRDIYYQTVFNQLHERAVAGDAIAGYNIWAWGGYGRSQRADFIWQPGDDFMGDPPQEPQGLNSVLASDASTLAIIKQSTADFASLAVTEKTALP, encoded by the coding sequence ATGATTGCATTTGCCCTTCGCGCCTTTGGTGCCTGTTTGCTACTGCTGGGCTTGGCAGCCTGCGCTCCCGAGCCTGCCGCCACGGCGCCAGAAAAAATGCCATCACCTGATACGTCTACCGCTAAATCAGATACGCAGGGCGCTGAGTTTGTGCGTGTGCAGGGGCGCCAGTTTGTACTCGATGGCAAGGCTTACTATCCGGTGGGCGTGAACTTCTGGTTCGGTGCCTATCTGGGCGCTGAGGGTGAACAGGGCGATCGCACGCGCCTGTTAAAAGAACTCGATTTACTGCACAGCCTGGGCGTAAACAATCTGCGTGTGCTGGCGGTATCGGAAGACAGCGAATTGGTGCGCGCGGTGCGCCCCGCGATCGTGAATGCCAAGGGCGAATTTAATGAGTCGCTGTTGCAGGGCCTGGATTTTCTGCTGGCAGAAATGGCCAAGCGCAACATGACCGCTGTGCTTTACCTGAATAATTTCTGGCAGTGGTCCGGTGGCATGTCGCAATACGTCGCCTGGCACAAGGGCACTCCGGTATTGGACCCGGATGTCACTGGCGAATGGAATGCCTTTATGCAAAATTCTGCCGAATTTTATCGCATTGCCGATGCCCAGGTACGCTACCACCAGGTGATCAAAACCCTAACCGGCCGTGTGAATAGCATCACCGGCATCGCCTATCACCAGGACCCGACCATTATGTCCTGGCAGTTGGCCAACGAGCCTCGTCCGGGCAGTGATGCCGATGGCCGTCCCAATGTCGAGGTTTATATCCAGTGGATCAAAACCACCGCGCGACTGCTGCATCAGTTGGCACCACAGCAACTGGTTAGCACCGGCAGTGAAGGTGTGATGGGCAGCATCGGTGATCCGGCTGTGTATGTCGCCGCACATGAATTACCGGAAGTGGATTACCTGACATTCCACATGTGGGCGAAAAACTGGGGTTGGTTCGATGCAAAAAATCCGGCCGCTACCTTTACCGGTTCGCTGGAAAAAGCCGCTGCCTATATCGACACCCATATTGATATTGCCAATAGATTAGGCAAGCCAACCGTGTTGGAGGAGTTCGGTCTGGATCGTGATGGCGGTGCTTTTGCGGCCGATTCCGGGACACAATACCGCGACATCTATTACCAAACAGTCTTTAACCAGTTGCACGAGCGTGCCGTTGCAGGCGATGCCATTGCCGGCTATAACATCTGGGCCTGGGGTGGCTATGGTCGCAGCCAGCGCGCCGATTTTATCTGGCAGCCCGGCGATGACTTTATGGGGGATCCGCCACAGGAGCCACAGGGTTTAAATTCTGTATTGGCTTCCGATGCCTCAACGCTCGCTATCATCAAACAATCAACGGCAGATTTCGCGTCACTGGCCGTTACTGAAAAAACAGCGCTGCCTTGA